One region of Intestinimonas massiliensis (ex Afouda et al. 2020) genomic DNA includes:
- a CDS encoding DUF7695 domain-containing protein, with amino-acid sequence MPRIIRNAIRCKKCGDIIESKTVHDFKFCSCGSCAVDGGRDYLRRCGNREDWEELSEVGTAENNGALT; translated from the coding sequence ATGCCGAGAATTATCAGGAACGCGATCAGATGCAAGAAATGCGGAGATATCATCGAAAGCAAAACCGTCCATGATTTCAAGTTTTGCAGCTGCGGTTCATGCGCCGTGGATGGTGGCCGCGACTACCTTCGCAGATGTGGAAATCGTGAGGACTGGGAAGAACTGTCTGAAGTGGGGACAGCAGAGAACAACGGCGCATTGACTTGA